In Thiohalorhabdus sp. Cl-TMA, one genomic interval encodes:
- a CDS encoding HesB/IscA family protein, producing the protein MTASLSITERAADQIQTQLAKRGSGIGIRVGVRKSGCSGYMYNLEYVDEPKSEDLVYEAHGAKVYVDPEVMSLIEGTEMDYVTEGLQSMFRFNNPNVTAECGCGESFSVG; encoded by the coding sequence ATGACCGCGTCTCTGAGTATTACCGAACGTGCTGCGGACCAGATCCAGACCCAGCTCGCCAAGCGCGGCAGCGGTATCGGCATCCGGGTCGGCGTCCGCAAGAGCGGCTGCTCCGGCTATATGTACAACCTGGAGTATGTGGACGAGCCCAAGTCCGAGGATCTGGTCTACGAGGCCCACGGCGCCAAGGTGTACGTGGATCCGGAGGTGATGTCCCTGATCGAGGGCACCGAAATGGACTACGTGACCGAAGGGCTGCAATCCATGTTCCGGTTCAACAACCCCAACGTGACCGCGGAGTGCGGCTGCGGGGAAAGCTTCAGCGTCGGGTGA
- the mnmA gene encoding tRNA 2-thiouridine(34) synthase MnmA, which translates to MSTAGAPSRVVVAMSGGVDSSVTAALLQEQGFDVIGVTMRLWDGPGNEGGCCSVDDADDARRVADRLGIPFYVLNYAEPFREKVVDNFVNEYLAGRTPNPCARCNQFIKFDRLLQQVRDLGADYLATGHYARIERAGGRARLLTGRDLEKDQSYFLSVMPATELDSILFPVGGYDKEQVRELAARYDLITADKPESQDICFVSRSAAEFVAQQGSGPGLEPGEIVDRAGNVLGEHKGAAYYTVGQRRGLNLAVGRPMYVVEVDTSANRVVVGEADAVYQSAMEVEGLNWFGEPLPAEGRETAVKVRYAGKPVPALVEPVGDGRARVRFAEPLRAVTPGQVAAFYSGDEVLGGGWIAETAA; encoded by the coding sequence TTGAGCACAGCAGGCGCACCATCCCGCGTGGTGGTGGCCATGTCCGGTGGCGTGGATTCCTCGGTGACGGCGGCCCTGCTCCAGGAGCAGGGCTTCGATGTTATCGGGGTGACCATGCGGCTGTGGGACGGGCCCGGCAACGAGGGGGGGTGCTGCAGCGTGGACGACGCGGACGACGCCCGCCGGGTGGCCGATCGTCTGGGTATCCCGTTCTACGTCCTTAATTACGCCGAGCCCTTCCGCGAGAAGGTGGTGGACAACTTCGTGAACGAGTACCTGGCGGGCCGGACGCCCAACCCCTGCGCCCGCTGCAACCAGTTCATCAAGTTCGACCGGCTGCTGCAGCAGGTGCGCGACCTGGGTGCCGACTATCTGGCCACCGGCCACTACGCCCGCATCGAGCGGGCCGGAGGCCGCGCCCGGCTGCTCACTGGCCGGGACCTGGAAAAGGACCAGTCCTACTTCCTGTCCGTCATGCCGGCCACGGAGCTGGACTCCATCCTCTTCCCCGTGGGCGGCTACGACAAGGAGCAGGTCCGGGAGCTGGCCGCCCGCTACGACCTGATCACCGCCGACAAGCCGGAGAGCCAGGACATCTGCTTCGTCTCGCGCTCCGCGGCCGAATTCGTGGCCCAGCAGGGCTCCGGGCCGGGCCTGGAGCCCGGGGAGATCGTGGACCGCGCGGGCAATGTGCTTGGCGAGCACAAGGGCGCCGCCTATTACACCGTGGGGCAGCGGCGCGGCCTGAATCTGGCGGTGGGCCGGCCCATGTACGTGGTAGAGGTGGATACGAGCGCCAACCGCGTGGTGGTGGGCGAGGCCGATGCGGTCTACCAGTCGGCCATGGAAGTGGAGGGCCTGAACTGGTTCGGTGAGCCGCTGCCGGCGGAAGGCCGGGAGACCGCGGTGAAGGTCCGCTACGCCGGCAAGCCCGTGCCCGCCCTGGTGGAGCCCGTGGGGGACGGCCGCGCCCGGGTGCGCTTCGCCGAGCCCCTGCGGGCGGTGACGCCGGGCCAGGTGGCCGCCTTCTACAGTGGCGACGAGGTGCTCGGCGGCGGCTGGATCGCGGAGACCGCGGCATGA
- a CDS encoding DUF4870 domain-containing protein, translated as MITIATFDNQALAHIAKGRLEAEGIPARLADDHLVQTDWLYGAALGGIKIQVPEAHAARARSILAEDHSGELDLDREEPEPVVESPGQGTSSAPIRRVDVAKWAALVHLAAFAGLLIPLGHLLGPLLAWLGRRATDPRVDREGREAVNFQLSVTLYALAALAMASPALAYPAILALFVADTLLVLYAALRANRNQPFRYPLTIRVLS; from the coding sequence GTGATCACCATCGCCACCTTCGACAACCAGGCGCTCGCCCATATCGCCAAGGGCCGGCTGGAGGCGGAAGGCATTCCGGCGCGTCTGGCGGATGACCACCTGGTACAGACCGACTGGCTCTACGGCGCCGCCCTGGGCGGCATCAAGATCCAGGTACCCGAGGCCCATGCGGCCCGTGCCCGCTCCATACTCGCCGAGGATCATTCCGGCGAGCTGGATCTCGACCGGGAGGAGCCGGAGCCCGTGGTCGAATCCCCAGGGCAGGGTACCTCCTCCGCCCCCATAAGGCGGGTGGACGTGGCCAAATGGGCCGCGCTGGTCCATTTGGCCGCCTTTGCCGGCCTCCTCATCCCCCTGGGCCACCTCCTGGGGCCATTGCTGGCCTGGCTCGGCCGCCGCGCCACGGACCCACGAGTGGACCGGGAAGGACGGGAGGCTGTCAACTTCCAGCTGAGCGTCACCCTCTACGCCCTCGCAGCCCTGGCAATGGCCAGCCCCGCCCTCGCCTATCCGGCCATCCTGGCCCTGTTCGTGGCGGACACCCTCCTGGTGCTCTACGCCGCCTTGCGCGCCAACCGCAACCAGCCCTTCCGCTACCCCCTCACTATCCGCGTCCTCTCCTGA
- a CDS encoding cysteine desulfurase family protein, with the protein MGAYLDYNATAPPDPAVRGEVAECLAEGWGNPSSVHGWGRRARSRLETARERVAALAGCSPREVSFTGGATEANNAVLKGFAWQDGGARTLLVGATEHPSVRETARYLAGRGFPVAEVAVDGEGRVTPAALREALEAHGPVGLVSVMWANNETGVLQPVAELAAVCAEYGIPLHTDAVQAAGKMPVDFAGSGAAAMSLSAHKIGGPQGVGALIRDARRLPVDPFLHGGGHERERRAGTENVAGILGFGVAAGLARERLEAAGAHARGLRDRLEDGLRGAGVGVEVVGDAAERLPNTSCLLLPDVEAETLLMNLDLSGFAVSSGSACASGSLEPSPVLLAMGIPSNRARGSLRVSTGWATTAGEVEAFLETLVPQVRRLQDRAVHSA; encoded by the coding sequence TTGGGCGCCTACCTCGATTACAATGCCACCGCGCCGCCCGACCCCGCGGTCCGGGGGGAGGTGGCCGAGTGCCTCGCCGAGGGATGGGGCAATCCCTCCTCGGTACACGGCTGGGGGCGGCGCGCCCGTTCGCGTCTGGAAACGGCCCGCGAGCGGGTGGCGGCCCTGGCGGGATGCAGTCCGAGGGAGGTGAGCTTTACGGGCGGCGCCACCGAGGCGAACAATGCGGTGCTGAAGGGCTTCGCCTGGCAGGACGGGGGCGCGCGGACGCTGCTGGTGGGCGCCACCGAGCACCCCTCGGTGAGGGAGACCGCCCGGTACCTGGCGGGTCGCGGCTTTCCCGTGGCGGAAGTGGCGGTGGATGGAGAGGGACGCGTTACTCCCGCCGCCCTGCGGGAAGCCCTGGAGGCCCACGGACCCGTGGGGCTGGTCTCGGTGATGTGGGCCAACAACGAGACCGGTGTTCTCCAGCCCGTGGCGGAGCTGGCCGCCGTGTGTGCGGAATACGGCATTCCCCTCCACACCGACGCGGTGCAGGCCGCGGGCAAGATGCCGGTGGATTTCGCCGGCTCCGGCGCGGCGGCCATGAGCCTGTCCGCGCACAAGATCGGCGGTCCGCAGGGAGTGGGCGCGCTGATCCGGGACGCCCGGCGCCTTCCCGTGGACCCGTTCCTGCACGGCGGTGGCCACGAGCGGGAGCGGCGCGCCGGAACCGAGAACGTGGCGGGGATCCTCGGCTTCGGCGTGGCCGCCGGGCTCGCCCGGGAGCGGCTGGAGGCGGCCGGCGCCCATGCCCGCGGCCTGCGTGACCGCCTGGAGGACGGTTTGCGCGGGGCCGGGGTTGGCGTAGAGGTGGTCGGCGACGCCGCCGAGCGCCTCCCCAATACCAGTTGTCTCCTGCTTCCGGACGTGGAGGCGGAGACCCTGCTGATGAACCTGGACCTGTCGGGCTTCGCCGTCTCCAGCGGCTCCGCCTGCGCCAGCGGCAGCCTGGAGCCTTCCCCGGTGCTGCTGGCCATGGGGATCCCGTCGAATCGGGCGCGCGGTTCGCTCCGGGTCAGCACGGGGTGGGCCACCACGGCCGGGGAGGTGGAGGCCTTCCTGGAGACCCTGGTGCCCCAGGTGCGGCGCCTACAGGACCGCGCGGTCCATTCCGCCTGA
- the cysE gene encoding serine O-acetyltransferase, whose amino-acid sequence MFQSLTRTIRDHTDAVFERDPAARNRWEVLTTYPGVHAVLCYRLTHRLWCSRWRWLARFLSHVARFLTGIEIHPGAEIGRRFFIDHGMGVVIGETAKVGDDVTLYHGVTLGGTTWKRERRHPTLGDRVVVGAGAKILGPIEVGSDSRIGSNAVVIKNVPENAVVVGVPGRVVNKDGVRTGEGFAPYGEKERMPDPVAKAVECISEHVHAVERRLETLEHDHRSPVPTDDEEVEGWNCPVEEGQEDQEQAGGEASRTASRTQTARRTGNG is encoded by the coding sequence ATGTTCCAGTCCCTTACCCGGACGATCCGGGACCATACCGATGCCGTCTTCGAGCGGGATCCGGCCGCGCGGAACCGGTGGGAGGTGCTGACCACCTATCCCGGGGTGCATGCGGTCCTGTGCTATAGGCTCACCCACCGGCTCTGGTGCAGCCGCTGGCGCTGGCTGGCGCGCTTTCTGTCCCATGTGGCCCGGTTCCTGACGGGCATCGAGATCCATCCGGGCGCGGAGATCGGACGGCGGTTCTTCATTGACCACGGCATGGGCGTGGTGATCGGGGAGACCGCCAAGGTGGGCGACGACGTTACCCTGTACCACGGCGTCACCCTGGGTGGAACCACCTGGAAGCGCGAGCGGCGCCACCCGACGCTGGGCGACCGCGTGGTGGTGGGGGCCGGGGCCAAGATCCTGGGCCCTATAGAGGTCGGCAGCGACAGCCGCATCGGCTCCAACGCCGTGGTCATCAAGAACGTCCCGGAGAACGCCGTGGTGGTCGGTGTGCCCGGCCGGGTGGTGAACAAGGACGGCGTACGGACCGGGGAGGGCTTCGCCCCCTATGGCGAGAAGGAGCGCATGCCCGATCCGGTGGCCAAGGCGGTGGAATGCATTTCCGAGCACGTCCACGCGGTGGAGCGGCGCTTGGAAACGCTGGAACATGATCATCGGAGCCCGGTCCCGACGGACGACGAGGAGGTTGAGGGCTGGAACTGCCCTGTGGAAGAGGGGCAAGAGGATCAGGAGCAAGCGGGGGGCGAGGCGTCCCGGACGGCCTCGAGAACGCAAACCGCCCGGCGGACCGGAAACGGCTAG
- a CDS encoding RNA methyltransferase → MCLDKVAIVLVEPSHPGNIGAAARAMKNMGLGDLRLVRPLRFPDAEATARASGADDVLAAATVHADLESALADAEWVAGTTARARELSIPVRGPRAALEEQLAQAAAGRRTVLVFGRERNGLTNEELDQCDRLVNIPTAEYSSLNLAQAVQILAYEALLAERAASGAEQDADALPAGGRVLSGLFEHLERVVRDVGFVNPQSPKRTDRRMRRLLLRAGPSETEVHFFRGFLSAIEKRIHGHRPRSGREEYKKIPTEENGRDS, encoded by the coding sequence ATGTGCTTGGACAAGGTGGCCATTGTTTTGGTGGAGCCCAGCCATCCCGGAAATATCGGCGCCGCGGCGCGGGCCATGAAGAACATGGGACTGGGCGATCTGCGCCTGGTGCGGCCGCTGCGCTTTCCGGACGCGGAGGCCACGGCGCGTGCCTCCGGGGCCGACGACGTGCTCGCCGCGGCCACGGTGCATGCGGACCTGGAATCGGCCCTGGCGGACGCCGAGTGGGTGGCCGGCACCACCGCTCGGGCCCGGGAGCTCAGCATTCCCGTCCGCGGCCCGCGCGCCGCGCTCGAGGAGCAGTTGGCGCAGGCGGCCGCGGGGCGGCGTACGGTGCTCGTTTTCGGACGCGAGCGCAATGGCCTCACCAACGAGGAGCTGGACCAATGCGACCGCCTGGTGAACATCCCCACGGCGGAGTACAGCAGCCTGAACCTCGCTCAGGCGGTGCAGATCCTGGCCTATGAGGCCCTGCTGGCGGAGCGGGCCGCCTCGGGGGCGGAGCAGGATGCGGATGCCCTGCCCGCGGGCGGACGAGTATTATCGGGCTTGTTCGAGCACCTGGAGCGGGTGGTGCGGGACGTGGGCTTCGTGAACCCCCAGAGTCCCAAGCGCACGGACCGGCGCATGCGGCGGCTCCTGCTGCGGGCCGGACCCAGCGAAACGGAAGTGCATTTCTTTCGCGGTTTCCTGAGCGCCATCGAGAAGCGGATCCACGGCCATCGCCCACGCTCCGGCCGGGAGGAATACAAAAAAATACCCACCGAGGAAAACGGTCGGGATTCTTGA
- a CDS encoding c-type cytochrome, with protein MSEAFTKSMARNIFYGGSLFFILLFLALTVDTHTAVPERSNADQLTPKVAKGKEVWEEHDCIGCHTLLGEGAYYAPELGNVYTRRGPAFIKSWIKTQPTGAPGRRQMPHFDLTEAELDALVAFLKWTDEIDTAEWPPNVEG; from the coding sequence ATGAGTGAGGCATTCACCAAGTCCATGGCCCGGAACATCTTCTACGGGGGCAGCCTGTTCTTCATCCTCCTGTTCCTGGCCCTGACCGTCGACACCCATACCGCCGTCCCCGAGCGGTCCAACGCGGACCAGCTAACGCCCAAGGTGGCCAAGGGCAAGGAGGTCTGGGAGGAGCACGACTGCATCGGCTGCCACACCCTGCTCGGCGAGGGCGCCTATTACGCGCCGGAGCTGGGCAACGTATACACCAGGCGCGGCCCCGCATTCATCAAGAGCTGGATCAAGACCCAGCCAACCGGGGCTCCGGGACGCCGGCAGATGCCCCACTTCGACCTCACGGAGGCGGAGCTGGACGCCCTGGTGGCCTTCCTGAAATGGACGGACGAAATCGACACCGCCGAATGGCCGCCGAACGTGGAGGGGTAA
- a CDS encoding BCAM0308 family protein, producing the protein MNGETGKNHSRLDKMIQEHRNDPYFLRAKYNQPAICKECGVVFDDGIFQWMKTPPEKAERMTCPACYRIKENYVGGVVTLEGDFLQQHWEDIRNLIENVEKREAGRRPLERIIGIRKEDDGSVIIRTTYEHLARGIADAIHRAHKGDLDIKYPSEDKYVLAHWRRDQ; encoded by the coding sequence ATGAACGGAGAAACCGGAAAGAACCATTCCCGCCTGGATAAGATGATCCAGGAGCACCGCAACGATCCGTATTTCCTGCGCGCCAAATACAATCAGCCCGCGATCTGCAAGGAGTGCGGCGTGGTCTTCGACGACGGCATCTTCCAATGGATGAAGACGCCCCCGGAGAAGGCCGAGCGCATGACCTGTCCGGCCTGCTACCGCATCAAGGAGAATTATGTGGGGGGCGTGGTGACCCTGGAGGGCGATTTCCTGCAACAGCACTGGGAAGACATCCGCAATCTCATCGAGAACGTGGAGAAGCGCGAAGCGGGCAGGCGTCCTTTGGAGCGGATCATCGGGATTCGAAAAGAGGACGACGGTTCCGTTATAATCCGCACTACTTACGAGCATCTGGCGCGCGGCATCGCGGACGCCATCCATCGCGCCCACAAGGGGGATTTGGACATCAAGTACCCGAGCGAAGACAAATATGTTCTGGCCCACTGGCGACGGGACCAATGA
- a CDS encoding DUF938 domain-containing protein encodes MAKPFSQACENNKAPILEVLAEVFREPGTILEIGSGTGQHAVHFGRHLPHLTWQPTDVAENLPGIRAWLAEAGVANVREPLVLDLGQTDWPVAAADGVFSANTAHIVSWPQVERLFTGVASMLPGGAAFCLYGPFSYDGAHTSESNARFDEMLRGRDPHSGIRDLRDLEGLAEGVGLRLEADYAMPANNRTLVWRRQ; translated from the coding sequence ATGGCCAAGCCGTTCTCGCAGGCCTGCGAAAACAACAAGGCGCCCATTCTGGAGGTGCTCGCCGAGGTATTCCGTGAGCCGGGCACCATCCTGGAGATCGGTAGCGGCACCGGGCAGCACGCCGTCCATTTCGGCCGCCACCTGCCGCATCTCACCTGGCAGCCCACGGACGTCGCGGAGAACCTGCCGGGTATCCGGGCCTGGCTGGCGGAGGCGGGCGTGGCCAATGTGCGGGAGCCGCTGGTGCTGGACCTCGGTCAGACGGACTGGCCCGTCGCCGCCGCGGACGGGGTGTTCTCGGCCAATACCGCGCACATCGTGAGCTGGCCGCAGGTGGAGCGCCTGTTCACCGGGGTGGCGAGTATGCTTCCGGGCGGGGCCGCCTTCTGCCTGTACGGGCCGTTCTCCTATGACGGTGCGCACACCAGCGAAAGCAACGCCCGCTTCGACGAAATGCTCCGGGGACGGGATCCGCATAGCGGCATCCGGGACCTGCGGGATCTGGAAGGGCTGGCGGAAGGGGTGGGTCTGCGCCTGGAGGCGGATTACGCCATGCCGGCCAATAACCGCACGCTGGTATGGCGGCGGCAATAA
- a CDS encoding cbb3-type cytochrome c oxidase subunit I: MQYASQSVAKPYFIAAIGLFLVQILFGLIMGLQYVVGDFLFPAIPFNVARLVHTNALIVWLLFGFMGASYYLVPEESETELHSPRLAIGLFWTFLGAVLLTVLGYLLLRYSTLAEITGNHLWPTMGREFLEQPTIIKAGLVVIILGFIYNLAMTVLKGRKTVVSSVLLIGLVGLAGLFLFAFFNPANLVLDKFYWWWVVHLWVEGVWELIMASILAFVLIKITGVDREVIEKWLYVIIAVTLITGIIGTGHHYFWIGAPDYWQWWGSIFSALEPIPFFMMVVFAFNMVNRRRRDHPNQAATLWALGTAVMAFLGAGVWGFMHTLAPVNYYTHGTQITAAHGHLAFFGAYVLVVLTMISYAMPHLRGQGEAASNRAQVLEMWSFWLMSVSMAFIVLFLTAAGILQVWLQRYSADPQPFMLVQDKIALFYWARELAGVVFLTGAVVYVWSFFAKGATVKDKAAAEAAA; this comes from the coding sequence ATGCAGTACGCCTCGCAATCCGTAGCCAAGCCCTACTTCATCGCCGCCATCGGGCTGTTCCTGGTGCAGATCCTGTTCGGCCTGATCATGGGCCTGCAATACGTGGTGGGGGATTTCCTGTTCCCCGCGATCCCTTTCAACGTCGCCCGTCTGGTCCATACCAACGCCCTGATCGTCTGGCTGCTGTTCGGCTTCATGGGCGCCTCCTACTACCTGGTTCCCGAGGAGTCGGAAACCGAGCTCCACAGCCCCCGGCTCGCCATCGGGCTGTTCTGGACCTTCCTGGGGGCGGTTCTCCTGACGGTTCTGGGCTACCTGCTGCTGCGCTACTCCACCCTGGCCGAGATCACCGGCAATCACCTATGGCCCACCATGGGCCGGGAGTTCCTGGAGCAGCCCACCATCATCAAGGCCGGGCTCGTCGTCATCATCCTGGGCTTCATCTACAACCTGGCCATGACCGTGCTCAAGGGCCGCAAGACGGTGGTTTCCTCGGTACTGCTCATCGGCCTGGTGGGGCTCGCCGGCCTGTTCCTGTTCGCCTTCTTCAATCCCGCCAACCTGGTGCTGGACAAGTTCTACTGGTGGTGGGTGGTCCACCTCTGGGTTGAAGGCGTCTGGGAGCTGATCATGGCCTCCATCCTCGCCTTCGTGCTGATCAAGATCACCGGTGTGGACCGCGAGGTGATCGAGAAGTGGCTCTACGTGATCATCGCCGTGACGCTCATCACCGGGATCATCGGCACCGGCCACCACTACTTCTGGATCGGTGCCCCCGATTACTGGCAGTGGTGGGGCTCCATCTTCTCGGCCCTGGAACCGATCCCGTTCTTCATGATGGTGGTGTTCGCTTTCAACATGGTGAACCGGCGGCGGCGCGACCATCCCAACCAGGCGGCCACGCTGTGGGCGCTGGGAACCGCGGTTATGGCCTTCCTGGGGGCCGGCGTCTGGGGCTTCATGCACACCCTGGCCCCCGTCAACTACTACACCCACGGCACCCAGATCACCGCCGCCCACGGCCACCTGGCCTTCTTCGGAGCCTACGTGCTGGTGGTGCTGACCATGATCTCCTACGCCATGCCGCACCTGCGCGGCCAGGGCGAGGCGGCCAGCAACAGGGCGCAGGTGCTGGAGATGTGGTCCTTCTGGCTCATGAGCGTGTCCATGGCCTTCATCGTGCTGTTCCTGACCGCCGCCGGCATCCTGCAGGTATGGCTCCAGCGCTACAGCGCCGATCCGCAGCCCTTCATGCTCGTGCAGGACAAGATCGCCCTGTTCTACTGGGCCCGGGAGCTCGCCGGCGTGGTCTTCCTGACGGGCGCGGTGGTCTACGTCTGGAGCTTCTTCGCCAAGGGCGCCACGGTAAAGGACAAAGCCGCCGCCGAAGCCGCGGCCTGA
- a CDS encoding Rrf2 family transcriptional regulator — translation MRLTTKGRYAVTAMVDLALHGQDGPVALADIAERQMISLSYLEQLFGRLRRTGLVESVRGPGGGYMLARAMNETTVSDIILAVDEPISATQCGGNEGKMCKGTEHCLTHWLWMRLGDHIYDFLAAVSLDQLVEENQGRTSVMEGPAGTHIKAQARS, via the coding sequence GTGCGACTGACGACCAAGGGGCGCTACGCCGTAACGGCCATGGTAGATCTGGCCCTGCATGGCCAGGATGGTCCCGTGGCACTCGCCGATATCGCCGAGCGGCAGATGATCTCCCTGTCCTACCTGGAGCAGCTGTTCGGTCGCCTGCGCCGCACCGGCCTTGTGGAGAGCGTCCGCGGCCCCGGGGGCGGGTACATGCTCGCCCGCGCCATGAACGAAACCACCGTTTCGGACATCATCCTGGCGGTGGACGAGCCCATCTCCGCGACCCAGTGCGGGGGCAACGAAGGCAAGATGTGCAAGGGCACGGAGCATTGCCTGACGCACTGGCTGTGGATGCGGCTCGGCGACCACATCTACGATTTCCTGGCCGCCGTGAGCCTGGATCAGCTGGTGGAGGAGAATCAGGGCCGCACCAGCGTCATGGAAGGCCCGGCGGGCACTCATATCAAGGCCCAGGCCCGGAGCTAA
- a CDS encoding sodium:calcium antiporter, producing the protein MTDQIWPVGPSVAVFVLGALVIAFVGVRLASLADRLADRTGLGEAFVGAVFLGASTSLPGIIASVTAAWNGHPSLAMSNALGGIAVQTAFLAIADIAYRRANLEHAAASLPNMMWGVLLVILLGGLLLASQAPEVTFLGVHPISPLLLIAYGYGARLVAESREEPMWHPRRTAATRTDQPDPETVKRGSLAFLWAGFAASALAVSVAGWGVTRAGESLAMQTGLSQSFVGALMVAVVTSLPELVTSVAAVRRGALTLAVGGVLGGNAFDTLFAAVADMAYPEGSIYHAMSPLEPALAALTLLMAGVLVLGLLRRERVGPGRIGLESVVVLSLYLLGAFILGTGG; encoded by the coding sequence GTGACCGATCAGATCTGGCCCGTGGGCCCCAGTGTGGCCGTCTTCGTCCTCGGCGCCCTGGTGATCGCCTTCGTCGGGGTGCGCCTGGCCAGCCTGGCCGATCGGCTGGCCGACCGGACCGGCCTCGGCGAGGCCTTCGTGGGCGCGGTGTTCCTGGGGGCGAGTACTTCCCTGCCCGGGATCATCGCCTCCGTGACCGCCGCCTGGAACGGCCATCCGTCGCTGGCGATGTCCAACGCCCTGGGCGGCATCGCGGTTCAGACCGCTTTCCTCGCCATTGCGGATATCGCCTATCGCCGGGCCAACCTGGAGCATGCCGCCGCCTCCCTGCCGAACATGATGTGGGGCGTGCTCCTGGTAATCCTGCTCGGGGGCCTGCTTCTGGCCTCCCAGGCTCCGGAGGTGACCTTCCTGGGCGTGCACCCCATCAGTCCCCTGCTGCTGATCGCCTATGGCTACGGGGCCCGGCTGGTGGCGGAAAGCCGGGAGGAGCCCATGTGGCACCCCCGGCGCACCGCGGCGACCCGCACGGACCAGCCGGACCCCGAGACCGTCAAACGGGGCTCGCTCGCCTTTCTGTGGGCGGGATTCGCCGCCTCGGCGCTGGCTGTGTCCGTGGCCGGGTGGGGCGTGACCCGGGCCGGGGAGTCCCTCGCCATGCAGACGGGGCTGAGCCAGAGCTTCGTGGGTGCGCTGATGGTGGCGGTGGTCACCAGCCTGCCGGAGCTGGTGACTTCCGTGGCGGCCGTGCGGCGCGGTGCCCTGACCCTGGCGGTGGGCGGCGTGCTGGGGGGCAACGCCTTTGATACGCTCTTTGCCGCCGTCGCGGACATGGCCTATCCCGAAGGTTCCATCTACCACGCCATGAGCCCCCTGGAGCCGGCGCTGGCCGCCCTGACGCTGCTCATGGCCGGTGTTCTGGTGCTCGGTCTGCTCCGGCGGGAGCGGGTAGGGCCGGGGCGTATCGGTCTGGAGAGCGTTGTGGTGCTCTCCCTGTACCTGCTGGGCGCTTTCATACTGGGAACGGGCGGCTAG
- the iscX gene encoding Fe-S cluster assembly protein IscX yields the protein MKWTDIQDIAVELAETMPDVDPQYITYEELRDLVTQLEGFDDDPNRVDDQELQAIQLSWIDEAAQNEE from the coding sequence ATGAAGTGGACCGACATCCAGGACATCGCGGTGGAACTGGCGGAGACCATGCCTGACGTGGACCCGCAGTACATTACTTATGAAGAGCTGCGCGACCTGGTGACCCAGCTGGAGGGGTTCGACGACGACCCTAACCGGGTGGACGACCAGGAGCTCCAGGCCATTCAGCTCTCCTGGATCGACGAGGCGGCCCAGAACGAGGAGTGA
- a CDS encoding inositol monophosphatase family protein encodes MHPMLNTAVRAARSAGDLIVRAFDRVDELTVSSKGHHDFVTQVDQAAEETIVNALHKAYPDHTILGEEGGAHGEGSRYRWIIDPLDGTTNFLQGLPHFAVSIALEVDGKLDQAVIYDPVKNDLFVASKGAGAQLNERRIRVPERRGLDGALLATGFPFRYPHLMEAYLDTFRSYIRQTSGIRRWGSAALDLAYTACGRYDGYWEFKLNPWDVAAGALIVREAGGIVTDFDGGDDFFTSGNILAASPRVHRAMLSELRSHVPADQRR; translated from the coding sequence ATGCATCCCATGTTGAATACCGCCGTCCGGGCAGCCCGCTCGGCCGGGGACCTGATCGTCCGTGCCTTCGATCGCGTCGATGAGCTCACCGTAAGCTCCAAGGGCCACCACGACTTCGTCACCCAGGTGGACCAGGCCGCGGAGGAGACCATCGTCAACGCGCTCCACAAGGCCTATCCGGACCACACCATCCTCGGCGAGGAGGGCGGGGCCCACGGCGAGGGCTCCCGTTACCGCTGGATCATCGATCCCCTGGACGGAACCACCAACTTCCTGCAGGGACTCCCCCACTTCGCCGTCTCCATCGCCCTGGAGGTGGACGGCAAGCTCGACCAGGCCGTCATCTACGACCCGGTGAAGAACGACCTGTTCGTGGCTTCCAAGGGCGCCGGGGCCCAGCTCAACGAGCGGCGCATCCGGGTCCCGGAGCGCAGGGGCCTGGACGGGGCCCTGCTGGCCACCGGCTTCCCCTTCCGGTATCCCCACCTGATGGAGGCGTATCTGGACACCTTCCGCTCCTACATCCGGCAAACCAGCGGTATCCGCCGGTGGGGCTCGGCGGCCCTGGACCTGGCCTATACGGCCTGCGGACGCTACGACGGCTACTGGGAGTTCAAGCTCAACCCCTGGGACGTGGCGGCCGGCGCCCTGATCGTCCGCGAAGCGGGCGGCATCGTAACGGACTTCGATGGCGGAGACGACTTCTTCACCTCCGGCAACATCCTCGCCGCCTCGCCCCGCGTCCACCGCGCCATGCTTTCCGAGCTGCGCAGCCACGTGCCTGCCGACCAGCGGCGCTGA